DNA from Lonchura striata isolate bLonStr1 chromosome 5, bLonStr1.mat, whole genome shotgun sequence:
GGCTTTTCTTCCACTGGGAGCCTGAGATGAAGGGgacattttgttttcccttcccaCCCGGTTCCAGCTGGGCAGTCCAGCGTGGCTCCCCACAGTGTCCTTCAGGGCTTGTGCAGTGTCATGTGAAGGGATGGGAGCGTTGGGGCTGCTCAATGCACAATCTTCAGCTCCTCCTAGTGACTGCAGGGAGCAGATCCAGAGGGCTTGGGCCCCAGCACGGGTGATGGCGGCAATACATTCCCTTGCGATTTTAGCAGAGAGAAATGATGCACTGCActcagctgctctgtccctgaaAAGGCCAAACCTCCACTGAGCCTCCCTCTGGTTTGCACAGTGGGTTAGTATCAAGCAGAGTTGCTCCAGTCCCATCCAAAAAAACAAGAGCTGGCCCCTAGCTGGCTGGGGCCCTAGCTGGCTGAGGACAGGCAACTCTTGGAAGCTCTATGGAAAAGCAGCCAACACCATGCTGCCAGGCCCTGCAGGCTGATGAGAGCACCCATGAGTTTCACATGGCTTTGATTTCTctgtctctttccctctttgTGCAGGTGAGCAAATCCAAAGAAAGAGTGGAAGGtctggggatggtgctgcagaGCCAGATGAGAATGGGGGGCACAAGGCAACTTTACTCTGCACAGAAAACATGATGTTTTTGTCAGCTTCCTTCCTGCCAGTTGCAGCAAGGGGAGCCTGTTAATGGAGCACGTACTTTGTTTTGCTGGCTGAGAAGCAAATATCATGGGAATTTCTAGAATGTAAAGATGAGggtactttttctttttttgggtcCCATCTGCACTGAAGCTAAACAAATTTTACTCCTCCCTGAAGAGcatttctacagaaaaaaatcagtctgcTTTTGATGAGTGTTGACCACACAGATAAATAATCAAACATGGCCATTCCTGGCAACACCCGTACCAAGGGAATTCTCTCCCATCTGAAACTTTTATAGAAGCTCAGATgccacacagcagagcagggggaagGATTTCACCCAGGCCTCTGAGTGAGGAGGTAACAGGGTGGAGCTCCACTGATGAAAGACTACCTCTGTACCCAgcagctctcctgagctgcccacCCACAGTGGCCAGAGAAAGGGCTGCCCTTTCCTGGTCACCACACACAAAGGCAACTGGCTAAGGCAAGAGATGAATCTAAAGAATTTTAAGAGACTGCAGATAAACAAAAGtatttcttctccctttctgctcTTGAGGCAAGAGGTCAGGAGCTGGCTGGAGCAGTGAAGAAAGGCCACAAGCAGAGATGAAAGGTATTAGATAAAACGGGGAGTTCCCAGAGACAGCACTTTTGTGCTGGGCATAACAGGACAGGGAAGGATACAGGGGACATTCCTAGTTGCAGAAAATGCATCCGTGTTTTGTGTTAAGTTGGAATGGCTAAGAGCCAAGGGCTTGTATAAAGGAATGTGCCAGCATTCCTCAGCTCTTCGGAGGGGTCtccccctcctgctgcctccctctGCACCAAGGAGGCTGCTGAAGAGGAcactgtgcaagcaggcagcaAGCTGGGGGCTGCGTGTGTGTGTGGGCAGGGGAATAAACATGGATGGAGTGAGACTTCCTGGCAGCTAGTGAAGGAGTTGTGGGGGCGGCATGGACActgaaaacccccaaacaaagaCTTCCTCAGCGTGCAGACATCGGATCCTCTAAAGAATGgctttaaaacaaatattttctgatcCCCTCTAAACACCACCTGTGGTTTTCCTAATCTCTCACAAACACTCTGGTCCCTCTTTGATCTCAACTTGGTGCCTTCCCATCAGCCCTTACATTTCTCCTTACATGGCAACTTCCCAGAAGATGAAGCAAAACTAAGCACGTGCTCAGCACATGAACAAAACTTCTGCCTCAGAAAGGATCCTCCAAACGACAAAGATCTGAGCAGAAAATTCTCCTATGCCCCTACCTGTTTGCAGCTATGGTACTTGCAGACAGTCGTAAGGACAGTGTTTTAGCCACGGGGATAATGGCCAAGACAAGACACACATGCATCAATTCAAAAGTGGAGGATGGCCtctcacaaaacaaaaacttcaTCATGTTTGTGTATAAGGTTCCCAAATGAACTGCTAGAAGCTGACCCATCTCTGCAGCCTCAGTCCTTCCTGCACACAAACAAACACAGAGCAGACAGTGCTCCCTCAGCACCCATGGGGAGAGGATGCAGCACGTCATCAAACTTGCATAACTTGGGACTTTCAGCCTCTTTTCACAGACCTTTCTCTGCATGCACACACCCTGCTTGTAGTTTTCCACTCATCTGAGATTATCCTCTGGTAATCCCAGCTCATTCTATCTTCTGGAAGGCTTGGAACAGTATGTGAGTTGAGCTAATAATCTCTATTCTCTTCTCCTTAGTATGGTTGCTACCAGAGCTTTCCCTGCATCTATTAGGATTTACACACTCTTAGATCATCACTAAAACCATCTCATCCTCTTCAACTTCTCACCAGCACCCTCTGAACTACAAAGCCTTTTGGGCtagcagcagccagccctgctcaggagTCAGCAACCACCTTCCTTGGCCTGGGGTGTATCTGCCAGCAGGCCTCCACCCTGGAGAGCACCAGAGGCTCTTGTGCTGAGCTTGTGGGAGCTGCAAGTGATGACTGTGGCCACCAGCGGTGTGGGCACGCCaccacagcacaggcagaaagGTCTCCCTGAGGAAAGAGTGGGAGGGAACAAGCTGTTTCCACTTCTGTCTCCTCCTGGCTTAGCAGGGTGCAGGAATGGCATCTTCTCCAGGCTCAACAAAATGACAGCTCAGGAGACAGCTCACACTTTTAAGACCAGCTTGAGGAGCTTGCTGTGCTAGTTGTCACCCTGGGAGCAGGACTTCATCTGCAGAGGGGGAGCAGATCCATCTGTGTGATACCCAAGTGAAATTGAAGCATTTtagcattttttccccctgtaaaACATAACAGCAGGATGCCCCAACTCCATGGGCAGAGTGGTTGTTTGCAAGGAGAGACAACAGAGGCAAGCACGGCCCTCAGAGGGGCTTTTGTGTTTCTTAAACTACCAAACCACTGACAGAGGGGACAAATAAATGAATCATGTAAACTAAAGCCATGGCCTTCTCCAGTCAttctgctccttcctgggaGAAAGGCAGCAAAGGGAACACACCCAGCAGTAATGTCACGCACTAGTGTAAGCACCAAGGTCCTCCCTTTTCAAGAGACATGTGctcctgttgttttttttctaacttgGCTTCTACCTATCCAAACAAAACTCACTGTGTCTCCTTGTGCTGCAGCTTAAGGATGAGGATGTTATGACCCAGCTTGAGATCCTGAACAAGGAAGGGAAAGAGAGGACAGGCTGGTTGCACAAAGATCCATGTTCAGTAGCACGGCAGAGTGGGGCTTGTAACTTCACAATCTTGCCCTGcacctgagcagccccagctggcagCAAAATGCCACGTGTAATCCAGGCTCCTTGAGGCCAGGGAAGTGTTTACACTGACACCTGCAAGGCCTAGAGGACACCTCCCTGCAGAATTAGAGGTGGGGATGCTGGGCATgaccagcagagctggagcagagccaagCAGCAAAATCCACCTACTGACAAGTGACTCAATGGATCAGGATCCTGTAGGCTCTGGGCTTCCCCTCCaatgctgctgcagtgcaggcacagctctgctcagggagGCACCTTTACACTGCCAGCCAAAGAAAGTCTGTACTCTTCCACCTCCTACCTCGTACTCGATAGCAAGGTCTGTGTGATCGTCAATGTCCACCTTGGCCATCAGCACCTTCCCCTCCTGCTTGGCCACCAGCTTCTCTAACCTGGGCCCTAGGATCTTGCAGGGACCACACCACCTGatggaacaggaaaaaagagggaacATTAGGAGAGGCAGGTGCAGCCATGGAAGGCATGCTGGTACACCAGTGCCTTTACCACCACTGCTGTTCCACTCAACAGCCAGCCTGGAAATACAATTCCTGAACCATGACTTAGAAAAACACTTCTCTCACAAAGGAGCTGTCAAAGGTTAAGGAAGCTCTGCATCCAGTTTCAGGCTTCAATTAATTGTCGTCTCCTCCCTGGATGATCCCAACTAATGCTCACTTTGGTCTGTCAGTTAGTTTATTTAGAGCAGgagttttttggctttttttttgccctgtttGCCCCACATCAGCTGTAACTGGCTCATATAACAGTAACTGTagaattatgaaaatatgtgaaaaacCCAAAGATAATCAGTATTGTTAACATAGCAGATAGTATCTAAGAATATTTTTACTGGCAGGTGGATGACAGCATTTTTATTGATGCCAACTGCTGTCATTGGAGTTATTAAAAACATTTGCTATAAAGAGCCTCAAAACCACACAGCTTTAAGAAACATGGAATGATACACCATAACAATGGTGAGGCATAGCAAGTGCAGAGCTCTCTGTGGTTGTTAACAAACTTTAATGTTTCTAAGAGGACGTTGCATCCATGAAGCAAAATAGGGCAGACATCAGAGCCTTTTCCTGAGATGCACCACTGGGGCTGGGATGACACCTGAGCACCTGAAAGGTGCAGCTATGTCACCCAGGGGAAAGCCTTCCTGGCACTCCTGCAGGATGTAGCTGTGAGGGGAATCTTCATGGATTGAGCCTGATGGGCAGAAGCATCTTTCAACACTGGACTGCATAGCTTGGGAAGCTCTAAGGCATGCCCCTCCATGGTAAGCCCGGAGTACCACCACATCAGGAAAGCCACAGGGCCACAGCTGCATGGGTGATGGCAGAGAGGGGTGCAAGAGGCACGAGCGGAACTTACTGTGCATGGAAGTCCACCACAACGGGCTTGGGGCTGTTCACCACCCGGTCCTGGAAGTCGCTGCCGTCCTGCACGTTGAAAGTGCTCCTGCGGCCGGCTGAGGTGCCAAAGGCCCTGCCGTGGGATGCCAGGGGCCCCCGCGCGGGGAGCGACAGCAGCCGCTGCAGAGCCAGCCTCTGGGCCATCTGTGGGGAGAGTGGCTGTGAGGTGGGTGCCCTGATCGGAGTCCCCTCGGCAGGACAGCCCCCAGGCCAGGAGGTGTCCAGGAGAGAAGTACGGGGTACGACGTGACTGCTTCCTGCCCCTGTGCCTAGCCCTGCAGCTCCAACCCGGCGGGCACGGGGCCCCCAGCCGCACCCCGCCTCCTCCCCGTTTGcagggagacagcagcaggcacagggtccctgtgtccctcagccctgcagagtgGAGCTGCCCCCACCCACCGGGCAGACCCGGGCCTGCACCGATACCGCGGGGCTCCTTAGCTCATGTCCCGACAGGCGGCGCAGGCCCCCCGCCCCCAACCCTGGGGGCGACAACAACCCCAGACGGCGGCGCCCCGCTGCTCCcgagcccggggccggggccgggagggCACGGCCGGGAG
Protein-coding regions in this window:
- the TXN2 gene encoding thioredoxin, mitochondrial, whose translation is MAQRLALQRLLSLPARGPLASHGRAFGTSAGRRSTFNVQDGSDFQDRVVNSPKPVVVDFHAQWCGPCKILGPRLEKLVAKQEGKVLMAKVDIDDHTDLAIEYEVSAVPTVLAMKNGDVVDKFVGIKDEDQLEAFLKKLIGA